The sequence CTATCTAGTTCATCAATTTGACTGTTAATATAAATTATAATTAGTTTCATTAAGAAGGATACTTCTTCCTTAGGTCTTTTCCAATTTTCTTTAGAAAAGGCATATAGTGTAAGATATTTAATGCCGTAATCAGAGGCGTACCTTACATTTTCTATAACTCTATTCATACCTTCTTTATGGCCATAAGTCCTAGGCATGTTTCTCATTTTGCCCATCTGCCGTTGCCATCCATAATTATTGCTACATGATTTGGAATCATAACTATCTCCTTGTAAATAACCCCCTGTAAAGAGGGGGTTAATATTTTACACTTCCATTAATTCTTTTTGTTTTCTTTGTAATAAGTTCTATCTTTTCAGTGTATTTATCAGTTAATTTTGAGCATCTTCTTCAAATGTCTTTCTATCATCTTCACTGATATCTCCATCTTTTCAGCCTTCTTAATAGTATCCATTAAATCTCTTCTAAGATTTCTTATTATAATCTTAGTATCTTCACCTTTCTTGGAAACTATCTTAGTTAACTCTTTACGTCTATCCTCAGTTAATTGAGGGAACGGTAAACGAATTAATTTACCGTCATTTGATGGCGTAATACCCAAGTCTGATTTTTGAATTTCTTTTTCTATTTCAGGAATGCTATTTGCATCATATGGTTGAATGACTAACAATCTAGGTTCTGGTGCTGAAATATTAGCAAGTTGTTGAAGTGGAGTCATAACACCATAATAGCTAACCATAATTTTATCAAGTAAAGCTGGGTTAGCTCTGCCAGCTCTAACTGTATTTAGATCCTCTTTAAAAACTTCTATTGTTTTATTCATTTTCGGTTCATATTCTTGACTAAATCTATCAGGCATATTAATCCTCCTTTACAATAGTTCCTATCTTTTCGCCGTCTACAACTCTTACTATGTTATCAGGATCATCTATACCAAATACTACTAGTGGTATATTGTTATCCATACATAAAGATGTTGCAGTTGCATCCATAATTTTTAAATTCTTGCCTAGTATATCTAGATAAGATAAAGTATCAAATTTTTTAGCATCCTTGTTAAGCTTTGGATCGCTATCATAAATTCCATCTACACCCTTCTTAGCTAAAAGTATAGCTTCTGCGTTAATTTCTGCAGCTCTAAGCGCAGCTGTTGTATCAGTAGAGAAGTAAGGATTACCAGTACCAGCAGCAAAGATAACAACCATCTTCTTTTCAAGTTGTCTTATTGCTCTTCTTCTTATATATGGCTCAGCCACAGCTCTCATCTCTATAGATGTTTGTACTCTTGTAAGAACATTCATCTTTTCTAAAGCATCTTGCAAAGCAAGTGCATTCATAACTGTTCCTAGCATGCCCATATAATCAGATGTTGCTCTTTGTATGTTTAATGAGTCTCTTCCTCTCCAGAAGTTACCTCCTCCAACAACAATACCGACCTCAACACCTTTTTCAGTGATAATCTTAACTCTCTTGGCTATAGACTTAATAACTTCGTTATCAATACCAGTCTTTTCGCCACCAGCTAAAGCTTCACCGCTTAGTTTTAAAACGATCCTTTTATAAGCCATAAATTAATTGCCCATTTGCTTTGCTACTTCTGCAGCAAAATCTTCTTCTCTCTTTTCTAGGCCTTCGCCAACTTCATATCTAACGAAACGTCTAATCTTAATGTTTTCGCCAATCTTAGCAATTTTTTCTTTTAATAAGTCATTTACTGTAATGCTTGGATCTTTGATGAATGGTTGGTCAAGTAAGCATACTCTTTCAAAGAATTTATGCATTCTTCCTTCAACCATCTTTTCAGCGATGTTTTGAGGTTTTCCTTCATTTATAGCTTGTTGAATTAGAACTTCTTTTTCCTTATCAATAGCTTCTTGAGGAACATCTTCTTCGCATAGATATTCTGGATTTGATGCAGCTACTTGCATAGCTATATCTTTAACGAATTCTTTAAATTCATCAGTCTTAGCTACAAAGTCAGTTTCAGAGTTAACTTCAACTAAAACGCCAATTCTTCCAGAGTGAATATAAGAAGCAACTAAGCCTTCTGACGCAATTCTTGATGCTTTCTTTTCAGCAGAAGCTAAACCTTTTTCTCTTAATAGGTCGATAGCTTTATCTATGTCGCCATCAGTTTCAACTAGGACTTTTTTGCAGTCCATCATGCCTGCTCCTGTCTTTTCTCTTAATTCTTTAATTAATTGTGCACTTATAGCCATATTTACCTCCTAATTTTCTTCGTTATTTATTTCTTCTGTGTTTTCTTCAGCTTTTTCTTCAGAATGTTCTTGTTTGCCTTGCTTACCTTCGATAACTGCATTAGCCAATGTTTCAGTTATTAATTTAACCGCTCTGATAGCATCATCGTTACCTGGTATAGCAATGTCAACTTCATCTGGGTCGCAGTTAGTATCAACTAAAGCAACTACTGGAATTCCAAGAATCTTAGCTTCGTTAATAGCTATCTTTTCTTTCTTAGGGTCAACAACGAATAATAGTTGTGGCATTCCACCCATGTCTTTGATACCATTTAGGTATTTAGCTAATTTTTCTTTTTCTGCTCTTATAGTAGCAACTTCCTTCTTAGGTAAAACGCTTAAAGAACCATCTTCTTCCATCTTGTTGTATTCTTCAAGCTTTTTAATTCTACCTTTGATAGTATTGTAGTTAGTAAGCATACCACCTAACCATCTTTGGTTAACATAGAACATTTCAGATCTCTTAGCTTCTGATTCGATAGCTTCTTGAGCTTGTTTCTTTGTTCCAACAAATAGAACCTTTCCGCCTTCTTCAACAACTTCCTTGATCAATTTGTAAGCTTTTTCAATTTGATCTACAGTCTTTTGTAGGTCGATGATATAGATTCCGTTTCTTTCTGTGAAAATGAATCTAGCCATCTTAGGGTTCCATCTTCTAGTTTGGTGTCCGAAGTGAACACCTGCTTCTAATAAGTCTTTCATTGCAATTACTGCCATGTCTTTCTACCTCCAAGTTTTTTTCTTTACACTTCATTCACCTGCCGCCTTAACTATATAATAGCACCTGAGGCGTGCATCGTGAAGTGTGCATATTTTTACTAATCAATTATAACATATATGTATACAAATTACAAGCATTTTTCTTTGAGATAAAAATTTTTATTTTTATTGTTTGTCGCTAGTATACATAACTTAAATCAAAATTTAACTAGTAGTTCATTAATTAACAATTTATTTTCATTTTCATAGAAAAAGCGAGGCATATATATTACCTCGCTTTGAATATTTGAATTATAAATTAATTTTGACTGCTATATCTTGATTAGCAACGATGTCTTTTGCTTTGCTTTTATCAAGTGACTTAACTATATCCATGTTAGTGATAACTATAGGAGTAGTAGCCTCTTTACCCTTTGACTTGATATAGTCAATGTCAAACTCAATTAACTTTTGGCCTTTCTTAACATGATCGCCTTCATTGACAAAGCCTTTAAAGCCTTCACCGTTAAGTTCTACTGTATCCATGCCGATGTGTACAAGTATTTCTACATCTTTAGTTTTTAATCCTATGGCGTGAAGAGTGTGGAAAAGCTGAACAACTTCACAATCAAATGGTGCGTATAATACGCCTTCTTTTGGTTCTATTGCAACTCCATCTCCAAGTATTTTTTGTGAAAAAACTTGGTCTTTAACATCTGTTATATCAATAAGCTCTCCTGTAATTGGAGCATATAGATCAAGTTCTTTTTTCTTTGAAAATAATCCCATATTACACCTCGTGAATTTCATCTAATATAGATCCATCTCTATATTCACTGTAACCGATAATTCTATCTTTCTTCTTTATTTCTTTTGGCTCGCCCATAAAGTTATCTGCAATTGCTTTTAATTCTTGTATTGTCATAACATTTAAACCGCTTGCCTTAAACTTATCAATTAAGTCTTGTCTCAATGGATTAACTGCTATACCTCTTTCAGTTACAAGGACGTCTATAGTAGTTCCTGGTGTTGCTATAACATCTACTCTGTTTTTAATAACTGGAAGTCTTGATGAGAATAGTTTTGAAACTATGATTGACATCTTTGCTCCAGCCGCTGTGTCTTGGTGACCACCTGAGCCGCCCATTAAAACTCCATCAGCACCTGTTATAACATTAACATTAAAATCAAGGTCTATTTCAGTAGCACCTAAAATAACTACGTCGAGGTTATCAACGACAGCTGATACTTCTGGATTGCCGTATTCGGATCCACTCATTCTTAAATGATTTGCGTTCTTTTTAATAGATTCTATTGCTTTAAGGTCGAAGCATTGAACATCATAAAGAGATGTAAATAAACCTTCTTCAAGCATATCAGTTAAGTATCCAGTTATGCCACCACTTGCAAATGATCCTTTGATGTTTTCTTTAATCATATAGTCTCTTAAAAAATCAGTAACTGCAAGTGAAATTCCACCCGCACCACTTTGGTAGCTAAAGCCATCTTTAAGTAGTCCTGATGCCTTCATTACTTTAAGTGTATCTTTAGCAATCTTAAGTCCAACTGGGTCTTTAGTAACTTTTGTTGTTCCTGATACTATACCGTTTTTATCACCAATGCTATCTACTTTTAAAATGTAATCTACATAGTCTTCTGTAATATCGCTTGGATAGTTAGGATATTCAACTATTGTATCTGTTATAGCGATTTTCTTTTTAGCATAGATAGCATCAGCTATAGCATAGCCCATAGATCCGCAGGATGCTTCTCCATTAACTCCAGAGATATTACCCATAGGGTCACAAGATGGAGCTGCAATAAAAGCGTAATCAATCACCACGTCTTTATCGATTATGCTTCTAGCTCTTCCGCCATGCGATTGCATTAGTATCTTTCCTTTAAGCTTTCCTTTTGATATAGCCTTAGCCAAATCACCAGATATATATGATGTAACTATGTTTGTTATAGTTCCATCTTCAAGCAATGGAATAAGTTCTTTATGAACTGGGAATAATGATGAAGCTACTAATGTTATATCTTTTATGCCTCTTCTTTGTAGTTCAAGCATCATCATATTTAACACAGCATCACCGTTTCTTAAATGATGATGTGAAGAAACTGTTATACCGTCCTTCAATTCAAGTTTATCAAATAGTTCTTTGATACTTTCATAAACTTTGCTTGGCTTGGCTTCTTTCTTTGGATAATCTTTCTTATTTAATATTTTTATATCATCATTATAAAAGCTCATCATATTCCTCCTTGTAATTGTCAGACATCTTTAAGGTATTTATTGCTCTTAATATTATTGGTCTATCAACCATCTTGCCATCAAGCGAGAATGCTCCTAGACCTTTTTCTTTAGCATCTTTAAGAGCTTCCATAACTCTGATTGCGTGATTAACATCTTCCTTGCTTGGAGAGAAAATTTCATTGACTGGATCAACATGTCTTGGAGATATTAAAGCCTTACCTGTCATACCCATAGCCTTAGCTTTCTTAGTATCCATAATTAAGCCTTCTATATCATCAGTATCTGTCCATGGAGTATCAACTGCTTGTAGACCAAGCGACTTTGCACATGAAACTATTCTCATTCTTGAGTACTTAATTTCATCTGATTCTTTTGTTCTCTTTGCACCTAAGTCAAGTGTTAAGTCTTCAGCTCCTAATAAAACACCTTTTACTCTATTCGATTTAGCAAGGATGTTTCTAGCGTCTTCAACACCTTGAGATGTTTCGATTAAGCAAAATATATCATACTTTTGATTATTATCATCCAAATACTTAGAAAGCGCTTCAACTGATTCTTGGGATGCTTTGGCAAGCATAATGCCATCAAAATTTAGTCCCTTTAATGCATCTAGGTCTTTATAGAAGTAATCAGTGTCAAGAGGATTAACTCTAACATATATATCTGATCCACCCTTACCTTCAGACTTAAATGTTTTTAAATATTCTTTAACAAGTTCTCTTGCTGCGTCTTTCTCAGGTAGAGATACTGCATCTTCTAAGTCTATAATTATAGCATCTGCTCCAAGTATATCAGACGATTGCAACATACCTGGATTGTTACCAGGCATAAATAACATAGTTCTATAGTTCATTTTGACTCCTTTCGATTGCAGTTCTCATTCTCGCTCTAATGGTAAAGTCTAAAGCTCCCTTATCGTTAATGACGATATTCGCTTTCTTCACGCCTTCATCTTCAAGTACCTCATTAATAGCTTTTAGAATCATATCACCATATTGCTCCTTAACAACAGAGTTTAGTGTGATTTCTAATTTGTCAGAAGGTTCTATCATAATCATAAGATCATTTGATTCAAGCGAACCTGCCTTTGCAGCTTTGCTAATTACTCGTTCTTTTCTTTCCATTCTAAATACTCCTTCTTGCCTTCAATATATAGATCCTTTCCATTTGGGTCAACTATAACAGTTGCTGGAAACTTTTCTACAGTTATCTCTCTAAGAGCTTCAGCTCCTAAATCTTCGTAAGCAATAATCTTAGCAGT comes from Fenollaria sporofastidiosus and encodes:
- a CDS encoding undecaprenyl diphosphate synthase family protein translates to MRNMPRTYGHKEGMNRVIENVRYASDYGIKYLTLYAFSKENWKRPKEEVSFLMKLIIIYINSQIDELDRNNVKIVVSGDLEGIS
- the pyrH gene encoding UMP kinase; protein product: MAYKRIVLKLSGEALAGGEKTGIDNEVIKSIAKRVKIITEKGVEVGIVVGGGNFWRGRDSLNIQRATSDYMGMLGTVMNALALQDALEKMNVLTRVQTSIEMRAVAEPYIRRRAIRQLEKKMVVIFAAGTGNPYFSTDTTAALRAAEINAEAILLAKKGVDGIYDSDPKLNKDAKKFDTLSYLDILGKNLKIMDATATSLCMDNNIPLVVFGIDDPDNIVRVVDGEKIGTIVKED
- the tsf gene encoding translation elongation factor Ts, with amino-acid sequence MAISAQLIKELREKTGAGMMDCKKVLVETDGDIDKAIDLLREKGLASAEKKASRIASEGLVASYIHSGRIGVLVEVNSETDFVAKTDEFKEFVKDIAMQVAASNPEYLCEEDVPQEAIDKEKEVLIQQAINEGKPQNIAEKMVEGRMHKFFERVCLLDQPFIKDPSITVNDLLKEKIAKIGENIKIRRFVRYEVGEGLEKREEDFAAEVAKQMGN
- the rpsB gene encoding 30S ribosomal protein S2; amino-acid sequence: MAVIAMKDLLEAGVHFGHQTRRWNPKMARFIFTERNGIYIIDLQKTVDQIEKAYKLIKEVVEEGGKVLFVGTKKQAQEAIESEAKRSEMFYVNQRWLGGMLTNYNTIKGRIKKLEEYNKMEEDGSLSVLPKKEVATIRAEKEKLAKYLNGIKDMGGMPQLLFVVDPKKEKIAINEAKILGIPVVALVDTNCDPDEVDIAIPGNDDAIRAVKLITETLANAVIEGKQGKQEHSEEKAEENTEEINNEEN
- a CDS encoding PTS sugar transporter subunit IIA → MGLFSKKKELDLYAPITGELIDITDVKDQVFSQKILGDGVAIEPKEGVLYAPFDCEVVQLFHTLHAIGLKTKDVEILVHIGMDTVELNGEGFKGFVNEGDHVKKGQKLIEFDIDYIKSKGKEATTPIVITNMDIVKSLDKSKAKDIVANQDIAVKINL
- the citF gene encoding citrate lyase subunit alpha, which codes for MMSFYNDDIKILNKKDYPKKEAKPSKVYESIKELFDKLELKDGITVSSHHHLRNGDAVLNMMMLELQRRGIKDITLVASSLFPVHKELIPLLEDGTITNIVTSYISGDLAKAISKGKLKGKILMQSHGGRARSIIDKDVVIDYAFIAAPSCDPMGNISGVNGEASCGSMGYAIADAIYAKKKIAITDTIVEYPNYPSDITEDYVDYILKVDSIGDKNGIVSGTTKVTKDPVGLKIAKDTLKVMKASGLLKDGFSYQSGAGGISLAVTDFLRDYMIKENIKGSFASGGITGYLTDMLEEGLFTSLYDVQCFDLKAIESIKKNANHLRMSGSEYGNPEVSAVVDNLDVVILGATEIDLDFNVNVITGADGVLMGGSGGHQDTAAGAKMSIIVSKLFSSRLPVIKNRVDVIATPGTTIDVLVTERGIAVNPLRQDLIDKFKASGLNVMTIQELKAIADNFMGEPKEIKKKDRIIGYSEYRDGSILDEIHEV
- a CDS encoding HpcH/HpaI aldolase/citrate lyase family protein — protein: MNYRTMLFMPGNNPGMLQSSDILGADAIIIDLEDAVSLPEKDAARELVKEYLKTFKSEGKGGSDIYVRVNPLDTDYFYKDLDALKGLNFDGIMLAKASQESVEALSKYLDDNNQKYDIFCLIETSQGVEDARNILAKSNRVKGVLLGAEDLTLDLGAKRTKESDEIKYSRMRIVSCAKSLGLQAVDTPWTDTDDIEGLIMDTKKAKAMGMTGKALISPRHVDPVNEIFSPSKEDVNHAIRVMEALKDAKEKGLGAFSLDGKMVDRPIILRAINTLKMSDNYKEEYDELL
- the citD gene encoding citrate lyase acyl carrier protein, whose translation is MERKERVISKAAKAGSLESNDLMIMIEPSDKLEITLNSVVKEQYGDMILKAINEVLEDEGVKKANIVINDKGALDFTIRARMRTAIERSQNEL